From Streptomyces sp. GSL17-111, one genomic window encodes:
- a CDS encoding protein kilB, giving the protein MSIWTSLIAVIGTLGGAATASLMQQRSARADRTEQRVRELRQQRLEAVTGLSAALADHRRAMWLREQARLSGGDWEAARAASHETRAAITAPMTALVLLAPSLTGAARTAADATYALRDADTPAALEAGRTAAISAVEDLVKQASDLF; this is encoded by the coding sequence ATGTCCATCTGGACGAGTCTGATCGCGGTCATCGGCACCTTGGGCGGTGCGGCGACCGCGTCCTTGATGCAGCAGCGGTCCGCCCGTGCGGACCGCACCGAGCAGCGAGTTCGGGAGCTGCGGCAGCAGCGCTTGGAGGCGGTCACGGGTCTGTCGGCGGCGCTGGCAGATCACCGCCGGGCGATGTGGCTGCGCGAACAGGCCCGCCTGTCGGGCGGTGACTGGGAGGCGGCGCGGGCCGCGTCGCACGAGACGCGGGCCGCGATCACCGCGCCGATGACCGCGCTGGTGCTGCTGGCGCCGTCCCTGACCGGCGCTGCCCGCACCGCCGCTGACGCCACCTACGCCCTGCGCGACGCCGACACCCCGGCGGCGCTGGAAGCCGGGCGCACGGCCGCTATCAGCGCGGTCGAGGACCTGGTGAAGCAGGCATCCGACCTTTTCTGA
- a CDS encoding cell division protein FtsK: MTEPATGPKPVNGHAEPTVRLIKFTEPDNNVTVVDVDPVTEPVAEMTGAPTIPPPPTEPPATLDDEAAAPVTEPVTVPVTEMTTELTAPVPVDRPDVAADTGTFLGQRRAFLASAPPVIPAWLRKASDFTDAVKWTTNYYAHLTAFHTVRAPVYLMRLIVRSPRGGARLVARWVRWVVDAEARPVETKAAASGDVEAWLALSREHSRRVRPRRVASAVVAGSAALAAGVGALLLPPWVLAASVPAFLSVLGVAGRDQDKPLVTRYVHVDQLSALTSTEVFDALSAIGVGDRKKSEVTFAAEIQRDGPGWRAEVDLPRGIPATKVLEKRTELAAAMRRPISTVWPEGDRDAHPGRLVLWVAQQDPAKAPRKLWPLMKTGTADVFKPLPFGFDPRGNLVEVTLMYSNLLVGGIPGSGKTSCALAIVLGVALDPTAELWVYELKGSGDLNSVKPVCHRYVSGDDDEDLTATLSGLRAGIAEQKRRAKFVKSLPSSETPDGRRVTRELAEKYPEQNLGPRVVVVDEAQELFTHPDYKDEAAELCTKLIKKGRAYGIILILLTQNPDAPSLPSSVSSSVGTRLCLAVMDWRANNNVLGTGAHERGLRATEISATEQGTGILARGREGTTVRAAFIRQTEAEEIGRRALAMRTAAGTLSGEAAGNEVEELDSSTIVDHLRGVWPDGADAVHSHRLVEALAAYRPDLYGPWLDEEDAAARSTALSAALKPHKVPTRQLTIRDCCGGAKGVRLADLPEAVDDAE, encoded by the coding sequence ATGACCGAACCCGCCACCGGGCCGAAGCCCGTCAACGGTCACGCCGAACCCACGGTGCGGCTCATCAAGTTCACCGAGCCGGACAACAACGTGACCGTTGTCGACGTCGATCCGGTCACCGAGCCGGTCGCCGAGATGACCGGCGCCCCCACCATCCCGCCGCCCCCCACCGAACCCCCGGCCACCCTCGACGACGAGGCGGCCGCCCCGGTCACCGAGCCGGTCACGGTGCCGGTCACCGAGATGACCACCGAGCTGACCGCCCCGGTCCCCGTCGACCGGCCCGACGTGGCCGCCGATACCGGCACGTTCCTCGGTCAGCGTCGGGCGTTCCTGGCGTCCGCGCCGCCGGTCATCCCCGCGTGGCTGCGCAAGGCGTCCGACTTCACCGACGCGGTCAAGTGGACCACCAACTACTACGCGCACCTGACCGCGTTCCACACCGTGCGCGCCCCCGTCTACCTCATGCGCCTCATCGTGCGGTCCCCGCGCGGCGGGGCCCGCCTGGTGGCCCGGTGGGTGCGGTGGGTCGTCGACGCCGAAGCGCGGCCCGTGGAGACCAAGGCCGCCGCCTCCGGGGACGTCGAGGCATGGCTCGCCCTCTCCCGCGAGCACTCCCGCCGGGTGCGCCCCCGCCGGGTCGCCTCCGCCGTCGTGGCCGGGTCGGCCGCTCTGGCGGCCGGTGTGGGCGCCCTGCTGCTGCCGCCGTGGGTGCTGGCCGCCTCGGTGCCCGCGTTCCTGTCCGTCCTCGGCGTCGCCGGACGCGACCAGGACAAGCCCCTCGTGACCCGATACGTGCACGTCGACCAGCTCTCGGCGCTCACCTCCACCGAAGTCTTCGACGCCCTCTCCGCCATCGGTGTCGGCGACCGGAAGAAGTCCGAGGTCACGTTCGCCGCCGAGATCCAGCGCGACGGGCCCGGCTGGCGCGCCGAGGTCGACCTGCCGCGCGGTATCCCCGCAACCAAGGTGCTGGAGAAGCGCACCGAACTCGCGGCCGCCATGCGCCGCCCCATCTCCACCGTGTGGCCCGAGGGAGACCGCGACGCCCACCCCGGGCGCCTGGTGCTGTGGGTGGCGCAGCAGGACCCGGCCAAGGCCCCGCGGAAGCTGTGGCCGCTGATGAAGACCGGCACCGCCGACGTCTTCAAGCCCCTGCCCTTCGGGTTCGACCCGCGCGGCAACCTCGTCGAGGTCACGCTCATGTACTCCAACCTCCTCGTCGGCGGCATCCCCGGCTCGGGCAAGACCTCCTGCGCGCTGGCGATCGTGCTCGGCGTCGCCCTGGACCCCACCGCCGAGCTTTGGGTGTACGAGCTGAAAGGCTCAGGCGACCTGAACTCGGTCAAGCCCGTCTGCCACCGCTACGTATCCGGCGACGACGACGAAGACCTCACCGCCACCCTGTCCGGCCTGCGCGCCGGCATCGCCGAGCAGAAGCGCCGCGCCAAGTTCGTCAAGTCCCTGCCCTCCTCCGAGACCCCCGACGGACGGCGCGTCACGCGGGAGCTGGCCGAGAAGTACCCCGAGCAGAACCTCGGCCCCCGCGTCGTCGTCGTCGACGAGGCACAGGAGCTGTTCACCCACCCCGACTACAAGGACGAAGCCGCCGAGCTGTGCACCAAGCTCATCAAGAAGGGCCGCGCCTACGGCATCATCCTCATCCTGCTCACCCAGAACCCCGACGCCCCCTCACTGCCGTCCTCGGTGTCCAGCTCGGTCGGCACCCGCCTGTGCCTCGCGGTGATGGACTGGCGCGCCAACAACAACGTGCTGGGCACCGGCGCCCACGAACGGGGCCTGCGCGCCACGGAGATCAGCGCCACCGAACAGGGCACCGGCATCCTCGCCCGGGGACGGGAAGGCACCACCGTGCGGGCCGCGTTCATCCGCCAGACAGAAGCCGAGGAGATCGGCCGCCGCGCCCTGGCCATGCGCACCGCCGCCGGCACCCTGTCCGGCGAAGCCGCCGGGAACGAGGTCGAGGAGCTGGACAGCTCCACCATCGTCGACCACCTGCGCGGGGTGTGGCCGGACGGTGCCGACGCCGTCCACTCCCACCGCCTGGTCGAGGCGCTGGCCGCCTACCGGCCCGACCTGTACGGGCCGTGGCTCGACGAGGAAGACGCCGCCGCCCGCTCCACCGCCCTGTCGGCCGCGCTCAAGCCCCACAAGGTCCCCACCCGCCAGCTGACGATCCGGGACTGCTGCGGCGGCGCCAAGGGCGTCCGGCTGGCCGACCTGCCCGAAGCCGTGGACGACGCCGAGTAG
- a CDS encoding GGDEF domain-containing protein, with the protein MSSLLPAAVAAAPVAAGWGVHGLWLRRQLRTARRDPLTGLRTRAAFERAATRTLRHGPAAVLVIDLDGFKHVNDTYGHAAGDHALTAASGALTEVLVGRGGIAGRLGGDEFAAVVPAPHDYTVPWLLRGLHGALCAPLAYQGHTLHVGASIGASLTAEHPTPHLPLALRRADEAMYAAKRDGGGWHIADGPTPSLRTVNGRRAGRRGTRGVAA; encoded by the coding sequence GTGAGCAGCCTGCTTCCCGCCGCCGTGGCGGCGGCGCCGGTGGCGGCCGGGTGGGGCGTGCACGGGCTGTGGCTGCGCCGCCAGCTCCGCACCGCCCGCCGCGACCCCCTCACCGGGCTCCGAACCCGCGCCGCGTTCGAACGGGCCGCCACCCGCACCCTGCGGCACGGCCCGGCCGCCGTCCTGGTCATCGACCTGGACGGCTTCAAGCACGTGAACGACACCTACGGCCACGCCGCCGGAGACCACGCCCTCACAGCCGCCTCCGGCGCCTTGACCGAAGTGCTGGTGGGGCGGGGCGGGATCGCCGGACGGCTGGGCGGGGACGAGTTCGCCGCCGTCGTCCCGGCCCCGCACGACTACACGGTGCCCTGGCTCCTGCGGGGCCTGCACGGCGCCTTGTGCGCCCCGCTGGCCTACCAGGGCCACACCCTGCACGTGGGTGCTTCGATCGGCGCGAGCCTGACCGCCGAACACCCCACCCCGCACCTGCCGCTGGCGTTGCGGCGGGCGGATGAGGCCATGTACGCGGCCAAGCGCGACGGCGGCGGCTGGCACATCGCCGACGGACCCACCCCCAGCCTGCGGACCGTCAACGGCCGCCGCGCCGGACGCAGGGGCACCCGGGGGGTGGCGGCATGA
- a CDS encoding long-chain fatty acid--CoA ligase, whose translation MLSTMQDVPLQVARILEHGRTVHGKAEVITWTGEGEPQRRSFAEVGARAAQLAHGLRDELGVRGDERVATLCWNNAEHLEAYLAVPAMGAVLHTLNLRLPPTQLAWVVNHAADRVVLVNGTLLPLLVPLLPHLRTVEHVVVTGVGERAALTEAAQAAGVRVHDYEELIGGRPTTYEWPDVDERQAASLCYTSGTTGDPKGVLFSHRSTYLHALQVNSAEAFALSQADITMPVVPMFHVNAWGLPHAAYMAGASLLMTDRFLQPAPIAEMIETVRPTVGAAVPTIWQGLLAELETNPRDISSFGRVVIGGSACPPSLMRAFEERHGVTLVHAWGMTETSPLGTVARPPAGVSEDESWAYRLTQGRLPASVEARLAAPDGTFAPWDGESTGELEVRGPWIAAAYYGGAGAEEPLRPEDKFSPDGWLRTGDVGTISPDGFLTLTDRAKDVIKSGGEWISSVELEGHLMAHPDVLEACVVAVPDEKWGERPLATVVLREGSDADFAVLREFLGRHVASWQLPERWSVIQEVPKTSVGKFDKKVLRKRHADGELEITTLA comes from the coding sequence ATGCTGAGCACGATGCAAGACGTACCCCTGCAGGTCGCGCGGATTCTGGAGCACGGCCGCACCGTCCACGGCAAGGCCGAGGTCATCACCTGGACGGGGGAGGGCGAGCCGCAGCGCCGTTCGTTCGCCGAGGTCGGCGCGCGGGCCGCGCAGCTCGCCCATGGCCTGCGGGACGAGCTCGGCGTCCGGGGTGACGAGCGGGTCGCGACCCTGTGCTGGAACAACGCGGAGCACCTGGAGGCCTACCTGGCGGTCCCCGCCATGGGCGCCGTCCTCCATACCCTGAACCTGCGGCTGCCGCCGACGCAGCTCGCCTGGGTCGTCAACCACGCGGCCGACCGCGTCGTCCTCGTCAACGGCACGCTGCTGCCGCTGCTCGTCCCGCTGCTGCCGCACCTGAGAACGGTGGAGCACGTCGTGGTCACCGGGGTGGGGGAGCGGGCCGCGCTGACCGAGGCGGCGCAGGCGGCGGGCGTCCGGGTGCACGACTACGAGGAGCTGATCGGCGGGCGTCCGACGACCTACGAGTGGCCGGACGTCGACGAGCGGCAGGCCGCGTCCCTCTGCTACACCTCCGGCACGACGGGTGACCCCAAGGGTGTGCTGTTCAGCCACCGCTCGACGTACCTGCACGCGCTCCAGGTCAACTCGGCCGAGGCGTTCGCCCTGTCGCAGGCGGACATCACGATGCCGGTCGTCCCGATGTTCCACGTCAACGCCTGGGGGCTGCCGCACGCCGCCTACATGGCGGGCGCCTCGCTCCTCATGACCGACCGGTTCCTCCAGCCCGCACCGATCGCGGAGATGATCGAGACGGTGCGCCCGACGGTGGGCGCCGCCGTCCCGACCATCTGGCAGGGCCTGCTGGCCGAGCTGGAGACGAACCCGCGCGACATCTCGTCCTTCGGCAGGGTCGTCATCGGGGGGTCGGCCTGCCCGCCGAGCCTCATGCGCGCCTTCGAGGAGCGGCACGGCGTGACGCTCGTCCACGCCTGGGGCATGACGGAGACGTCGCCGCTGGGCACCGTGGCCCGCCCGCCGGCCGGGGTGTCGGAGGACGAGAGCTGGGCGTACCGGCTCACCCAGGGCCGCCTGCCCGCCTCCGTCGAGGCCCGGCTGGCCGCGCCGGACGGGACGTTCGCGCCGTGGGACGGAGAGAGCACCGGCGAGCTGGAGGTGCGCGGCCCGTGGATCGCCGCCGCCTACTACGGCGGTGCGGGCGCCGAGGAGCCGCTGCGCCCGGAGGACAAGTTCAGCCCGGACGGCTGGCTGCGCACCGGCGACGTCGGCACGATCTCGCCGGACGGGTTCCTCACGCTGACGGACCGGGCCAAGGACGTCATCAAGTCCGGCGGCGAGTGGATCTCGTCGGTGGAGCTGGAGGGGCATCTGATGGCGCACCCGGACGTCCTGGAGGCGTGCGTCGTCGCCGTGCCGGACGAGAAGTGGGGCGAGCGGCCGCTGGCCACCGTCGTGCTCCGGGAGGGCTCGGACGCGGACTTCGCGGTGCTGCGCGAGTTCCTCGGTCGGCACGTGGCGAGCTGGCAGCTTCCGGAGCGCTGGTCGGTGATCCAGGAGGTGCCGAAGACGTCGGTGGGGAAGTTCGACAAGAAGGTGCTGCGCAAGCGGCACGCCGACGGCGAGCTGGAGATCACGACGCTCGCGTAG
- a CDS encoding DUF6251 family protein produces the protein MSNLPEHRHTADCGCYTRPVPLPEPSPAQQMPQVVHVHQAPPDRTVQRLALGAGMGAGTVAAGVFFGPLLVGALASMAVTLLAVTLAVAVTCWAVVHVVKSVGGTEGQAAAKTLRRKR, from the coding sequence ATGAGCAACCTGCCCGAGCACCGGCACACCGCCGATTGCGGCTGCTACACGCGCCCGGTGCCGCTCCCCGAGCCGTCCCCGGCACAGCAGATGCCGCAGGTCGTCCACGTCCACCAGGCGCCCCCGGACCGCACCGTGCAGCGGCTCGCCCTCGGCGCCGGCATGGGCGCCGGGACGGTCGCGGCGGGGGTGTTCTTCGGGCCGCTGCTCGTCGGCGCGCTCGCCTCGATGGCCGTCACCCTCCTGGCCGTCACGCTCGCCGTGGCGGTCACCTGCTGGGCGGTGGTGCACGTCGTGAAATCCGTCGGCGGCACCGAGGGGCAGGCCGCCGCCAAGACCCTGCGCCGCAAGCGCTGA
- a CDS encoding GNAT family N-acetyltransferase produces the protein MIIRLAQPQDVAQLLAFREEAASWLIQLGSDQWQRPYPADRLLATVQAGAVFMLDDGPVTAATITLDAIAEEGLWTDHELSEPSMFVTKLTVARSHAGANLGGRLLDWAGDRAYRAGAKWLRLDAWTTNEGLQRYYLERGFEHVRTVREGTAVNGGPRVSGWLAQRLTGPADHGFVDVAPEPVPVAG, from the coding sequence GTGATCATTCGACTGGCCCAGCCGCAAGACGTTGCCCAGCTCCTCGCCTTTCGGGAGGAGGCCGCGTCGTGGCTGATCCAGCTCGGCTCAGACCAGTGGCAGCGGCCCTACCCGGCAGACCGACTGCTGGCCACTGTCCAGGCCGGTGCGGTCTTCATGCTGGACGACGGCCCGGTGACGGCCGCCACGATCACTCTGGACGCGATAGCCGAAGAGGGTCTGTGGACCGACCACGAACTTAGCGAGCCGTCCATGTTCGTCACCAAGCTCACCGTGGCACGGAGCCATGCTGGCGCGAACCTAGGCGGAAGGCTGCTCGACTGGGCAGGCGATCGGGCATACCGTGCCGGAGCCAAGTGGCTCAGGCTCGATGCGTGGACCACGAACGAGGGTCTACAGCGGTACTACCTTGAGCGGGGATTCGAGCACGTGCGTACCGTCCGCGAGGGCACGGCCGTCAACGGCGGTCCGCGTGTCTCCGGCTGGTTGGCTCAGCGACTCACTGGGCCAGCCGACCACGGGTTCGTGGACGTGGCACCCGAGCCCGTGCCGGTGGCCGGGTAG
- a CDS encoding SigE family RNA polymerase sigma factor, with amino-acid sequence MGGAPSASPSVPSFTSYVRQRGPVLLRTARSLTSDPCDAEDLLQTALTKTYLAWERIEDHRALDGYVRRALINTRTSQWRKRRVDEFACEELPEPDPVPGPDPAEHQAMRDAMWRAVLKLPPRQRAMVVLRYYEDLSEAQTAAVMGVSVGTVKSAVSRALTKLREDPQLTADALDAAA; translated from the coding sequence GTGGGCGGCGCGCCGTCCGCGTCGCCGTCGGTCCCGTCGTTCACGTCCTACGTGCGGCAGCGCGGCCCGGTCCTGCTGCGCACCGCGCGCTCCCTCACTTCGGACCCGTGTGACGCCGAGGACCTCCTGCAGACCGCGCTCACCAAGACGTACCTGGCGTGGGAGCGCATCGAGGACCACCGCGCGCTGGACGGCTACGTGCGCCGGGCGCTGATCAACACGCGCACCTCGCAGTGGCGCAAGCGCCGGGTGGACGAGTTCGCCTGCGAGGAGCTGCCCGAGCCGGACCCGGTGCCCGGGCCCGACCCGGCGGAGCACCAGGCCATGCGCGACGCGATGTGGCGCGCGGTGCTGAAGCTGCCGCCCCGGCAGCGTGCGATGGTCGTGCTGCGGTACTACGAGGACCTCAGCGAGGCGCAGACGGCGGCCGTCATGGGCGTCTCCGTGGGCACGGTGAAGAGCGCCGTCTCCCGGGCGCTGACGAAGCTGCGGGAGGACCCGCAGCTGACGGCCGACGCGCTCGACGCCGCAGCCTGA
- a CDS encoding DedA family protein: MTAWLADHVTVLGGVGILAAVLVLPALEAALPVVGVVVPGQTALVAGGLLAWHGHVPVLAAVTAALVGGVAGNVAGYAAGRRWRARVPLGVVPRPYASRRLLTWQRRTERALALIERRGGGAVFVGRFTGVLRTLVPTLCGVAGMPLRRYVVWSVLSSAVWAPTFVLTGYALGPAGPL; the protein is encoded by the coding sequence ATGACGGCCTGGCTGGCCGATCACGTCACGGTGCTGGGCGGTGTCGGCATTCTGGCGGCGGTGCTGGTGCTCCCGGCGTTGGAGGCCGCGCTGCCCGTCGTGGGGGTGGTGGTGCCCGGCCAGACGGCGCTGGTGGCGGGCGGACTGCTGGCCTGGCACGGCCACGTCCCGGTGCTGGCGGCGGTGACGGCGGCGCTGGTGGGCGGCGTCGCGGGGAACGTGGCCGGGTACGCCGCCGGGCGACGGTGGCGGGCCCGGGTGCCGCTGGGGGTGGTGCCGCGCCCGTACGCGTCGCGGCGGCTGCTGACCTGGCAGCGGCGCACGGAGCGCGCGCTGGCGCTGATCGAACGCCGGGGCGGGGGCGCGGTGTTCGTGGGCCGCTTCACCGGGGTGCTGCGGACGCTGGTGCCGACGCTGTGCGGGGTCGCCGGGATGCCGCTGCGGCGCTACGTGGTGTGGTCCGTGCTGAGCAGCGCGGTGTGGGCGCCGACGTTCGTGCTGACGGGGTACGCGCTCGGTCCCGCCGGTCCGCTGTGA
- a CDS encoding GntR family transcriptional regulator, translating to MSKQPKYQQVADALRREIDGGTYPPGSRLPSESELSARFGASRNTVRSGLGLLVSQGLVTSSQGLGYEVTKHEVFELNASRFENLSFPQNGDAYSTDVANAGRRPHQTFRVEIRPAPEDVAQRLKVESGSRTVLRFCHRFVDDVPWSTQATHYPSWLVDEAPRLAEPGDIAEGTTRFLAAHGVEQVGYFDEIATRMPTPEEARMLEIGAGVPVLLWTRTGYSEERPIRSTITTFRGDLNRMNYEIGNLSAREGNVR from the coding sequence ATGAGCAAGCAGCCGAAGTACCAACAGGTGGCGGACGCCCTACGCCGCGAGATCGACGGAGGCACCTACCCGCCTGGGTCGCGGTTGCCCTCGGAGAGTGAGTTGTCGGCCCGCTTCGGGGCTTCACGCAACACGGTCCGCTCCGGACTCGGATTGTTGGTGTCGCAGGGACTCGTGACCTCCAGCCAAGGACTGGGGTACGAGGTGACGAAGCACGAGGTCTTCGAGCTGAACGCCTCGCGCTTCGAGAATCTGAGCTTCCCGCAGAACGGCGACGCCTACAGCACTGACGTCGCAAACGCCGGCCGCAGGCCGCACCAAACCTTCCGCGTCGAGATCCGACCGGCGCCCGAGGACGTGGCGCAGCGGCTCAAGGTGGAATCGGGGTCTCGAACGGTGCTCCGCTTCTGCCACCGCTTCGTGGACGACGTCCCATGGTCCACGCAGGCGACGCACTACCCGTCGTGGTTGGTGGACGAGGCTCCCCGGCTGGCAGAACCGGGCGACATCGCGGAGGGCACGACGAGGTTCCTGGCGGCGCACGGGGTCGAACAAGTCGGGTACTTCGACGAGATCGCGACCCGAATGCCCACTCCGGAGGAAGCGCGGATGCTGGAGATCGGCGCAGGCGTGCCGGTGCTCCTCTGGACGCGCACCGGCTACTCGGAGGAGCGCCCGATCCGGTCCACCATCACCACCTTTCGAGGCGACCTGAACCGCATGAACTATGAGATCGGGAATCTGTCTGCCCGCGAAGGGAACGTTCGGTGA
- a CDS encoding DUF6284 family protein → MKPILPPAAVPLPDIEPTPADLAAIGAEMPLIRAEVELLDVEITLMDRPGTELDWQRWRRHLGRVLDARRDLANRTTGHGEVIA, encoded by the coding sequence ATGAAGCCCATCCTCCCACCGGCGGCAGTCCCGCTGCCGGACATCGAGCCGACCCCCGCCGACCTCGCGGCCATCGGGGCCGAGATGCCGCTCATCCGCGCGGAGGTCGAGCTGCTGGACGTCGAGATCACGCTGATGGACCGGCCGGGCACCGAGCTGGACTGGCAGCGCTGGCGCCGCCACCTGGGCCGGGTGCTGGACGCCCGCCGGGACCTGGCCAACCGCACCACCGGTCACGGTGAGGTGATCGCGTGA